A window of the Cucurbita pepo subsp. pepo cultivar mu-cu-16 chromosome LG01, ASM280686v2, whole genome shotgun sequence genome harbors these coding sequences:
- the LOC111808986 gene encoding uncharacterized protein LOC111808986, whose product MGVMHINSDFMADSSAAYIHMVQHLIENCLIVHMNKEECIEALSKYANITPIITETVWKELEKENREFFEAYLESRSRNDRILAEEETRQLIQRMMSKHTND is encoded by the exons ATGGGCGTAATGCATATAAATTCAGATTTCATGGCTGATTCTTCTGCTGCTTACATTCATATG GTGCAACACCTGATCGAGAACTGCTTGATCGTCCATATGAATAAAGAGGAGTGCATAGAAGCTCTCTCCAAATACGCTAATATCACCCCGATAATCACTGAAACTG TGTGGAAGGAACtagagaaagaaaacagagagtTCTTTGAAGCTTATTTAGAATCTCGTAGCAGAAATGATAGAATACTGGCTGAAGAAGAGACAAGACAGTTGATCCAACGGATGATGTCTAAACATACTAACGATTAG
- the LOC111789995 gene encoding glutathione S-transferase DHAR2-like: protein MAIEVVVKAATGAPDVLGDCPFCHRVLLTLEEKKVAYKLLLVNLSDKPSWFLEVSPEGKVPVVKFDGKWVPDSDVIVGILEDKYPDPSLVTPPQFSSVGSKINGAFVKFLLSKDPSDGSEQALLEELKALDEHLKAHGPYVAGQKVTAVDLSLAPKLYHIDIALGHFKKWVFPENLRSLSAYKKLLFARESFVKTKAVPEHVIAGWETKVNAA from the exons ATGGCCATTGAGGTTGTCGTCAAGGCTGCTACTGGTGCTCCCGATGTTCTTGGAGACT GCCCTTTCTGCCACAGGGTTCTTTTAACTTTAGAGGAGAAGAAAGTTGCTTATAAATTGCTTCTTGTCAATCTCTCCGACAAACCCAGTTG GTTCTTGGAAGTGAGCCCAGAAGGGAAGGTGCCTGTGGTGAAGTTTGATGGCAAATGGGTTCCTGATTCTGATGTCATTGTGGGGATTCTTGAGGACAAGTATCCAGACCCCTCTCTTGTTACTCCTCCTCAATTTTCTTCTGT GGGATCAAAGATAAACGGTGCTTTTGTAAAATTCTTGTTGAGCAAGGACCCCAGTGATGGTTCAGAGCAGGCTTTGCTTGAAGAGTTGAAGGCGTTGGATGAGCATCTTAAGGCTcat GGTCCTTATGTTGCTGGGCAAAAAGTAACTGCTGTTGATTTGAGTCTGGCACCAAAGCTGTACCATATTGATATTGCTCTTGGCCATTTCAAGAAGTGGGTTTTTCCCGAAAACTTACGGAGTTTATCCGCATACAAAAAG TTGCTTTTCGCTCGAGAATCGTTCGTGAAGACGAAGGCTGTCCCAGAACATGTAATTGCTGGTTGGGAGACCAAGGTGAATGCTGCTTGA
- the LOC111780850 gene encoding dirigent protein 24-like translates to MAKIPVFFFVFLCLGFSGLRSSTSARLLMDDEVDAESLPQPAAVTPPLSTIPAPAATSPATQVGTTTLPSTTGSQIPATTPIPAATNDEEDDDTAVPQTNPPVAAANNQGPTEDDEEDDNSATPAAAAVPTSTPPTKPLPAAAAAVGVTGTEPISFYMHDILGGSHPSARVVTGVIANSDDSGLAFSKPNDNLFPIQGTLPLLNNDNLKNIINNNNNLPFLAGFNGASQGNNLLLQNSANNGILNGDEDSQPFVTAGQLPSRVTLQQLMFGSVTVVDDELTESHELGSAVVGRAQGFYLASSLDGTSQTVALTALFHGGGHEHVAEDSISFFGVHRTAAKDSQIAVVGGTGKYENARGYATVEMLHHEVDQHTTDGVDTIVHFSVYLSEE, encoded by the exons atggctAAAATTCCTGTCTTTTTCTTCGTCTTTTTGTGCCTGGGTTTCAGTGGTCTCAGATCTTCCACTTCTGCCAGGCTCTTGATGGATGACGAAGTCGACGCCGAGTCTCTGCCTCAGCCGGCGGCGGTTACTCCTCCTCTCTCCACCATCCCTGCGCCGGCGGCCACTTCGCCGGCAACTCAg GTCGGAACAACTACGCTACCGTCGACCACGGGGAGCCAGATTCCGGCAACCACTCCAATTCCGGCAGCCACCAACGACGAGGAAGACGACGACACGGCAGTACCCCAAACCAACCCACCAGTAGCAGCAGCCAACAATCAAGGGCCAACTGAAgacgatgaagaagatgacaatTCAGCTACTCCAGCCGCCGCCGCTGTCCCCACATCAACACCTCCAACTAAGCCCCttccggcggcggcggcggcggtggggGTAACGGGCACCGAACCAATTTCATTTTACATGCACGACATCCTGGGAGGGTCCCATCCCTCCGCCAGAGTAGTGACCGGAGTGATCGCGAATTCCGACGACAGTGGCCTCGCATTTTCAAAGCCCAACGACAACTTATTCCCAATCCAAGGAACACTCCCCTTACTCAACAACGACAACCTTAAAAAcatcatcaacaacaacaacaacctcCCTTTCCTTGCCGGCTTCAACGGCGCCTCCCAAGGGAACAACTTGCTCCTCCAAAACAGCGCCAACAACGGCATCCTCAACGGCGATGAAGACAGCCAGCCCTTTGTCACTGCCGGCCAGCTCCCATCTAGAGTCACCCTTCAGCAGCTCATGTTCGGCTCCGTTACCGTGGTCGACGACGAGCTGACCGAAAGCCACGAGCTTGGCTCGGCTGTGGTGGGGCGTGCGCAAGGTTTTTACTTGGCTAGCTCGTTGGATGGGACTAGTCAAACTGTGGCTCTGACGGCTTTGTTTCACGGCGGTGGACATGAACACGTGGCTGAGGATAGTATAAGCTTCTTTGGGGTTCATCGCACGGCAGCGAAGGACTCGCAGATTGCGGTGGTGGGAGGGACGGGGAAGTATGAGAATGCTAGAGGGTATGCAACGGTGGAGATGCTTCATCATGAAGTGGATCAGCATACAACGGACGGTGTAGATACTATTGTTCACTTTAGTGTTTATCTCTCTGAGGAGTGA
- the LOC111802475 gene encoding spliceosome-associated protein 130 A-like has translation MYLYNLTLQRATGIVFAINGNFSGGKTQEIVVARGKVLDLIRPDDSGKIQTLLSVEIFGAIRSLAQFRLTGALKDYIVVGSDSGRIVILEYNKDKNVFDKIHQETFGKSGCRRIVPGQFLAVDPKGRAVMIGACEKQKLVYVLNRDTAARLTISSPLEAHKSHTIVYSICGVDCGFDNPIFAAIELDYSEADQDATGVAASEAQKHLTFYELDLGLNHVSRKWSEPVDNGANMLVTVPGGGDGPSGVLVCAENFVIYKNQGHPDVRAVIPRRADLPAERGVLIVSAAMHKQKTMFFFLLQTEYGDIFKVTLEHNNDSVKELKIKYFDTIAVTASMCVLKSGFLFAASEFGNHSLYQFQSIGDDADVESSSATLMETEEGFQPVFFQPRRLKNLVRIDQVESLMPIMDMKIVNLFEEETPQIFTLCGRGPRSSLRILRPGLAISEMAVSELPGVPSAVWTVKKNINDEFDAYIVVSFANATLVLSIGETVEEVSDSGFLDTTPSLAVSLIGDDSLMQVHPNGIRHIREDGRINEWRTSGKRTIVKVGSNRLQVVIALSGGELIYFEMDMTGQLIEVEKHEMSGDVACLDIAPVPEGRQRSRFLAVGSYDNTIRILSLDPDDCMQILSVQSVSAAPESLLFLEVLASVGGEDGADHPASLFLNAALHSGVLFRTVVDMVTGQLSDSRSRFLGLRAPKLFSVVLRGRRAILCLSSRPWLGYIHQGHFLLTPLSYETLEYASSFSSDQCAEGVVAVAGSFLRVFTIERLGETFNETVIPLRYTPRKFVLHPRRKLLVVIESDQGAFTAEEREAARKECFEAAGAGENGHGSMEQMENGGDDEDKDDPLSDEHYGYPKAESEKWVSCIRVLDPRSATTTCLLELQDSEAAFSVCTVNFHDKEYGTLLAVGTAKGLQFFPKRSLVAGYIHIYRFLEDGKSLELLHKTQVEGVPLALAQFQGRLLAGIGSVLRLYDLGKRRLLRKCENKLFPNTIVSIQTYRDRIYVGDIQESFHYCKYRRDENQLYIFADDSVPRWITASYHVDFDTMAGADKFGNIYFVRLPQDVSDEIEEDPTGGKIKWEQGKLNGAPNKVEEIIQFHIGDMVTSLQKASLIPGGGECILYGTVMGSLGALHAFTSRDDVDFFSHLEMHMRQEHPPLCGRDHMGYRSAYFPVKDVIDGDLCEQFPTLPLDMQRKIADELDRTPGEILKKLEEVRNKII, from the exons ATGTACCTATATAACCTCACTTTGCAACGAGCTACCGGGATTGTTTTTGCTATAAATGGGAATTTCTCCGGTGGGAAGACGCAGGAGATAGTTGTGGCCAGAGGGAAGGTCCTGGATCTCATTCGTCCAGATGATAGTGGTAAGATCCAAACTCTTCTTTCTGTTGAAATCTTTGGTGCTATTCGGTCTTTAGCTCAATTTAGGCTTACTGGGGCTCTCAAAGATTATATTGTTGTTGGGTCTGATTCGGGTCGAATTGTCATTCTGGAGTACAATAAGGATAAAAATGTGTTTGACAAGATACATCAGGAGACTTTTGGGAAGTCTGGTTGTCGCCGGATTGTTCCGGGGCAGTTTTTGGCTGTTGATCCAAAAGGAAGGGCTGTTATGATTGGGGCATGTGAGAAGCAGAAGCTTGTTTACGTTTTGAACAGAGATACAGCAGCGAGGCTTACTATTTCTTCGCCATTGGAGGCTCACAAGTCGCATACGATAGTCTATTCAATTTGTGGAGTTGATTGTGGATTTGACAATCCAATATTTGCTGCTATTGAGTTGGATTACTCGGAGGCAGATCAGGATGCTACGGGGGTGGCAGCAAGCGAGGCCCAGAAGCATTTGACATTTTATGAACTTGATCTCGGTCTCAATCACGTCTCTAGGAAGTGGTCAGAACCTGTTGATAATGGTGCTAATATGCTTGTTACTGTCCCTGGAGGTGGGGATGGTCCTAGTGGAGTGTTAGTCTGTgctgaaaattttgtgatttaTAAGAATCAGGGACATCCAGATGTGAGAGCAGTCATTCCTAGACGTGCAGACTTACCTGCTGAACGTGGTGTGCTTATAGTTTCAGCAGCAATGCATAAGCAAAAAacaatgtttttctttcttttacagACAGAGTATGGAGATATATTTAAGGTTACCTTGGAACACAACAATGACAGTGTCAAAGAACTGAAGATCAAGTATTTTGATACAATTGCAGTTACAGCTTCAATGTGTGTACTGAAATCAGGATTTCTATTTGCTGCCTCAGAATTTGGAAATCACTCACTATACCAGTTTCAATCCATAGGGGATGATGCTGATGTTGAGTCTTCATCGGCTACTCTGATGGAAACAGAAGAAGGTTTTCAGCCTGTCTTTTTTCAGCCTAGGAGACTTAAAAATCTTGTTAGGATTGATCAAGTTGAGAGCTTAATGCCTATAATGGACATGAAAATTGTTAATCTTTTTGAGGAGGAAACACCCCAGATATTTACTCTCTGTGGGCGTGGTCCTCGATCATCTTTGCGAATATTGAGACCTGGTTTGGCCATCAGTGAAATGGCTGTGTCAGAGCTTCCTGGTGTTCCTAGTGCTGTTTGGACTGTGAAAAAGAACATCAATGATGAGTTTGATGCATACATTGTTGTGTCGTTTGCTAATGCAACGCTTGTTCTTTCTATTGGTGAGACAGTTGAAGAAGTTAGTGATAGTGGGTTTCTTGACACGACCCCTTCCCTTGCTGTTTCTTTGATAGGCGATGATTCTCTCATGCAAGTCCATCCTAACGGTATTAGGCATATTAGGGAAGATGGGCGTATTAATGAATGGAGAACTTCGGGCAAGAGGACCATTGTTAAGGTTGGTTCTAATAGGCTTCAAGTGGTGATTGCCCTGAGTGGGGGTgagcttatttattttgagatgGACATGACTGGTCAGTTAATAGAGGTGGAGAAGCATGAAATGTCTGGAGATGTGGCTTGCTTGGACATTGCCCCTGTACCTGAAGGAAGACAGCGTTCACGTTTCCTAGCAGTTGGTTCTTATGACAACACGATACGAATTCTATCATTGGATCCTGATGACTGTATGCAGATTTTAAGTGTGCAAAGTGTTTCTGCAGCTCCAGAATCTCTCCTATTTCTTGAAGTGTTGGCATCAGTAGGTGGGGAGGATGGTGCAGATCATCCTGCTAGCCTTTTCCTAAATGCTGCATTGCATTCTGGGGTTTTATTCAGAACAGTAGTGGATATGGTGACAGGCCAGCTTTCTGATTCCCGATCCCGGTTCTTAGGACTAAGAGCACCGAAACTATTTTCTGTTGTTTTGAGGGGGAGGCGTGCAATTCTTTGCCTCTCAAGTAGACCTTGGCTTGGATATATTCATCAAGGGCATTTTCTATTGACGCCACTATCATATGAAACTCTTGAATATGCCTCCTCATTTTCATCGGATCAGTGTGCAGAAGGTGTAGTTGCTGTGGCTGGCAGTTTCTTGAGGGTTTTTACCATCGAGAGATTGGGAGAAACATTTAACGAAACAGTCATTCCTCTTAGGTACACCCCAAGAAAATTTGTGCTTCATCCTAGGAGAAAACTTTTGGTTGTTATTGAGAGTGATCAGGGAGCATTCACTGCAGAAGAGCGAGAAGCTGCTAGAAAAGAATGCTTTGAGGCTGCAGGGGCTGGGGAAAATGGACATGGCTCAATGGAGCAAATGGAGAATGGTGGAGATGATGAGGATAAGGACGATCCTTTATCTGATGAGCATTATGGTTACCCAAAGGCAGAGTCTGAAAAATGGGTTTCTTGCATCCGAGTTCTCGATCCTAGGTCAGCCACGACAACTTGTCTGCTGGAGCTTCAGGACAGTGAAGCGGCATTCAGCGTTTGTACCGTGAATTTCCACGACAAGGAATATGGAACCCTTTTAGCTGTTGGCACTGCAAAGGGGCTGCAGTTTTTCCCAAAACGGAGTTTAGTTGCTGgatatattcatatttatcGTTTTCTGGAGGATGGAAAATCCCTTGAGCTTTTGCACAAGACACAAGTGGAAGGTGTTCCTCTCGCTTTAGCTCAGTTCCAAGGAAGATTACTTGCAGGAATAGGATCCGTGCTCAGATTGTATGATTTGGGGAAAAGAAGATTGCTTAGGAAATGTGAAAATAAGTTGTTCCCGAATACAATTGTGTCTATTCAGACATACCGTGATCGAATTTATGTTGGCGACATTCAGGAG TCCTTCCATTATTGCAAGTATAGGCGGGATGAAAATCAACTATACATATTTGCTGATGATTCTGTTCCTAGATGGATTACGGCATCATATCATGTGGATTTTGACACCATGGCTGGTGCTGATAAGTTTGGAAATATCTATTTTGTGCGGTTACCACAAGATGTCTCAGATGAGATTGAAGAAGATCCAACAGGTGGAAAGATAAAATGGGAGCAGGGAAAGCTTAATGGAGCTCCTAACAAAGTTGAGGAGATCATACAATTTCACATCGGTGACATGGTCACGTCGCTGCAAAAGGCGTCTTTGATTCCAGGGGGTGGAGAATGCATTTTGTACGGTACAGTGATGGGAAGCTTGGGGGCATTGCACGCTTTCACCTCCCGTGATGATGTTGATTTCTTCTCTCACTTGGAGATGCATATGAGGCAGGAGCATCCACCTTTATGTGGAAGAGATCATATGGGTTATAGATCAGCTTATTTTCCTGTTAAG GATGTGATTGATGGGGATCTGTGCGAGCAGTTCCCAACCCTTCCTCTGGATATGCAGAGAAAGATTGCTGACGAACTGGACCGTACTCCAGGAGAGATACTGAAAAAACTCGAAGAAGTACGAAACAAGATTATTTGA
- the LOC111787528 gene encoding 60S ribosomal protein L35, with translation MARIKVHELRQKSKADLLTQLKDLKAELSLLRVAKVTGGAPNKLSKIKVVRLSIAQVLTVISQKQKAALREAYKKKKLLPLDLRPKKTRAIRRRLTKHQASLKTEREKKKEMYYPLRKYAIKV, from the exons ATGG CGAGAATTAAGGTTCACGAGCTTAGACAGAAGTCTAAGGCGGATCTTTTGACCCAGCTTAAGGACCTTAAGGCGGAGCTTTCTCTGCTCCGTGTAGCTAAGGTCACTGGTGGTGCTCCTAACAAGCTCtccaaaat TAAGGTTGTGAGGTTATCAATCGCTCAGGTGTTGACAGTGATTTCTCAGAAACAAAAGGCAGCTCTTAGGGAAGcttacaagaagaagaagcttttgCCTCTTGATTTACGTCCCAAGAAGACCAGGGCCATTCGTAGAAGGCTTACCAAGCACCAA GCATCTCTAAAGACAGAgcgagagaagaagaaagaaatgtaTTACCCATTGAGGAAGTACGCTATTAAGGTGTAG
- the LOC111809428 gene encoding exocyst complex component EXO70H1-like: MILSEAPKSNNNTKLMHIKEFFGFSHSSSSKSLHSFQSTDRRKPPPSSYDSSKSAAMEEAIVNSEPIITKWDPDSSEFNRITFLFRHGRAESDEFVNSVNSLRRAMDFFISENSTSPVLVLAQQLMQAAMRRLEKEFYQILSENRQNLDPESISSRSSDRSTVDGETSDLITEFDRVSADLKSIADCMIDSGYGKECVKIYKVIRKSIVDETLYRLGTEKFKISRIMRWNWDSLEHVIKNWMNSIKIAVNTLFRGEKILCDHVFSRSEIIRESCFSEITKDGAIALFRFPELITKGKKDSDKIFLLMELYEANSDVLPEIEVIFDSVSTSAIKTQAQTSMEKLADSIRDILSEFGSTIQKDSSKNPAPGGGIHPLTRSAMNYISSLGDYAGTLSDILTAENSPIPSSYMETIGADDALSSPVAAQLGWLILVLLCKLDTKAELYKDVSLSYLFLANNLNFIVKTAATTNLNTLVGTEWVTNHRSKVKVYAAKYEATAWNRVVNSLPESWTEETAAEGLKRFNAAFEEAYRKQISWRVEDGNLRDELKTAIAKKVVPIYREFYEGCVEKVNVGVERNDLVKAFGVRFSPDDLGNYLSDLFHGVSLSSSQKG; encoded by the coding sequence ATGATACTCTCTGAGGCCCCAAAGAGTAATAACAATACCAAATTAATGCACATCAAAGAATTCTTTGGCTTCTCCCATTCCTCTTCCTCAAAATCCCTCCATTCATTTCAGAGCACCGACCGCCGGAAGCCACCGCCGTCGAGCTATGACTCTTCCAAATCAGCGGCCATGGAAGAAGCCATCGTAAACTCCGAACCCATCATCACGAAATGGGACCCGGATTCCTCTGAGTTCAATAGAATCACCTTCCTCTTCCGCCATGGTCGAGCGGAATCTGACGAGTTTGTCAACTCCGTCAACAGCCTCCGGCGAGCGATGGACTTTTTCATTTCGGAAAATTCCACCTCCCCTGTTCTTGTTCTAGCTCAACAATTGATGCAGGCCGCCATGAGACGACTCGAGAAGGAATTTTACCAGATTTTGAGTGAGAATCGCCAGAATTTGGACCCTGAATCTATCTCCAGTAGGTCCTCCGACCGGTCGACGGTTGACGGGGAAACCAGTGATTTGATTACAGAGTTCGATAGAGTGTCGGCGGATTTGAAATCGATTGCTGATTGTATGATCGATTCTGGGTATGGGAAAGAATGCGTTAAAATCTATAAAGTGATACGAAAATCGATCGTTGATGAAACTCTGTACCGCCTTGGAAcagagaaattcaaaatttcgagAATTATGAGATGGAATTGGGATTCACTCGAGCACGTGATCAAGAATTGGATGAACTCAATTAAGATCGCTGTGAATACTCTGTTTCGTGGCGAGAAAATTCTCTGTGATCATGTTTTTTCGCGATCGGAAATTATCAGAGAGTCCTGTTTTTCCGAGATCACAAAAGATGGTGCAATCGCTTTATTCAGATTCCCGGAATTGATCacaaaagggaagaaagattCCGACAAAATCTTTTTGTTAATGGAGCTTTACGAGGCGAATTCCGACGTATTGCCGGAAATTGAAGTGATATTCGACTCTGTTTCTACATCCGCCATTAAAACGCAAGCTCAAACGTCAATGGAGAAACTTGCAGATTCAATCCGCGATATTCTCTCTGAATTTGGGTCGACAATTCAAaaagattcgtcgaaaaatcCAGCCCCCGGCGGCGGAATCCACCCACTGACCCGATCGGCAATGAACTACATTTCGTCTCTCGGCGACTACGCCGGAACCCTCTCCGACATACTCACCGCCGAGAACTCTCCAATTCCATCGTCGTACATGGAAACCATCGGTGCAGATGACGCGCTATCATCGCCGGTGGCAGCTCAATTGGGGTGGCTGATTTTAGTCCTCCTCTGCAAACTTGACACAAAAGCAGAGCTGTACAAAGACGTATCGTTGTCGTACCTATTTCTGGCGAACAACCTGAATTTCATCGTGAAGACGGCGGCGACGACGAATTTGAATACGTTGGTAGGCACCGAGTGGGTGACGAACCACAGGAGCAAGGTGAAGGTGTACGCAGCGAAGTACGAAGCGACGGCTTGGAACAGAGTGGTGAATTCGCTGCCGGAAAGTTGGACGGAAGAGACGGCGGCGGAGGGGTTGAAGAGGTTCAATGCGGCGTTTGAAGAGGCGTATCGGAAGCAGATATCGTGGAGAGTGGAGGATGGAAATTTGAGAGATGAATTGAAGACGGCGATAGCGAAGAAGGTGGTGCCGATTTACAGAGAGTTCTACGAGGGGTGTGTTGAGAAGGTGAATGTGGGTGTGGAAAGGAATGATCTTGTGAAAGCTTTTGGTGTGAGATTTTCTCCCGATGATTTGGGGAATTATTTGTCGGATTTGTTCCATGgggtttctctttcttcttcgcAAAAGGGCTAA
- the LOC111788741 gene encoding UPF0769 protein C21orf59 homolog B-like yields the protein MVRIHVKPGDDSGGNEFLYDCQTNLLIEEVTSEVVQIFNLQSKIHRLVSELQPRLLPLYGDPKATPLLRALSEAKSYASKDMVIHNRPLSYLVLRHHFETIERELAAKFDLLGVSGSTHYQQLLSDVGLLNEDTTQLKLAGKELMREKQLSDYAGRNEKTKIVLKLQPKIMPPS from the exons atGGTGAGAATTCACGTCAAACCTGGCGACGATTCCGGCGGCAACGAGTTTCTCTATGACTGTCAGACCAACTTGTTGATCGAAGAAGTTACTTCGGAAGtcgttcaaattttcaatctcCAATCTAAAATCCATCGGCTTGTTTCAGAACTCCAACCCCGTCTACTTCCCCTTTATGGCGATCCCAAAG CTACGCCTCTTTTGAGAGCTTTATCAGAAGCAAAGTCGTACGCGTCTAAG GACATGGTTATCCACAATAGACCTTTATCATATCTTGTGTTGAGACACCATTTTGAAACTATTGAAAGGGAATTGGCTGCAAAGTTTGATTTATTGGGTGTTTCTGGTTCCACTCACTATCAACAACTTTTATCtg ATGTGGGACTTCTTAATGAGGATACGACTCAGCTAAAATTAGCAGGAAAAGAGCTTATGAGGGAGAAACAACTCAGTGATTACGCTGGAAGAAATGAGAAAACTAAG ATCGTTCTCAAACTACAACCAAAAATCATGCCCCCGAGTTGA
- the LOC111790591 gene encoding probable membrane-associated kinase regulator 4 encodes MAFDIPSYDPSDDDYIDMEIGSYTNFLCDSKSSPRQSREFEFQMSMNSRGREPTTSPADELFYNGKLLPLHHPPRLQMVERLLQKSSSDYDFRKDTFEEFFSTPLTTSINTPTATSTPFDSCNISPSESFRISRELNPDEYFLEYSADASYLNGESSKKSWTKRLKRSTLGLKLKASRAYIKSLFTKTGCSDESCAVAAKIADEGSASKANECSKKGAKVEKRKPFGPISSSISNSNKDKGNTESSSSNRRSFSLVIKRQPNIKPSSASLNPTSSSCPNNSSGYYLKRCGSVNSEIENSIQGAIAHCKQSQSQQPLRSRKTVSEVGIYLLSSSSLTVSDDQEKPELCRG; translated from the coding sequence TGGCTTTTGACATCCCATCTTATGATCCATCAGATGATGACTATATAGACATGGAAATTGGTTCATACACCAACTTTCTCTGCGACTCCAAAAGCTCTCCGCGCCAATCCAGAGAGTTCGAGTTTCAAATGTCTATGAATTCTCGGGGGAGAGAACCGACGACTTCTCCAGCTGATGAGCTCTTCTACAATGGGAAGCTTCTTCCCCTTCATCATCCCCCACGCCTGCAAATGGTAGAGAGACTCTTGCAGAAGTCTAGTTCTGATTATGATTTCAGAAAAGACACTTTTGAGGAATTTTTCAGCACTCCGTTAACCACTTCTATCAATACACCTACAGCAACAAGTACACCTTTTGATTCTTGCAACATTTCTCCTTCCGAGTCCTTTCGGATTAGTAGGGAACTTAACCCAGATGAATATTTTCTAGAGTATTCAGCAGATGCGAGCTATTTGAATGGTGAAAGCTCAAAAAAGTCCTGGACTAAAAGGCTTAAACGTTCTACACTTGGTCTTAAGTTGAAAGCTTCCAGGGCTTACATCAAATCTTTGTTTACCAAAACAGGTTGCTCAGATGAGTCCTGTGCAGTAGCTGCAAAGATTGCAGATGAAGGATCAGCTTCAAAAGCCAATGAATGTTCAAAAAAGGGCGCCAAAGtggaaaagagaaagcccTTTGGACCAATTTCAAGCTCCATCTCCAATTCCAACAAAGACAAAGGCAATACGGAAAGCAGCAGTAGCAATAGAAGATCATTCTCATTGGTCATTAAGAGGCAACCAAACATCAAACCATCTTCTGCATCATTAAATCCCACTTCCTCTTCATGTCCAAACAATTCGAGCGGGTATTACCTGAAGAGATGTGGCAGTGTGAATTCAGAGATTGAGAACTCAATTCAGGGAGCAATTGCACACTGCAAGCAGTCTCAATCTCAGCAACCATTGCGTTCAAGGAAGACAGTTAGTGAAGTTGGAATTTACTTATTATCATCCTCCAGCCTTACAGTTTCTGATGATCAGGAAAAACCAGAACTTTGCAGGGGCTGA